One stretch of Mobula birostris isolate sMobBir1 chromosome 5, sMobBir1.hap1, whole genome shotgun sequence DNA includes these proteins:
- the LOC140197413 gene encoding radiation-inducible immediate-early gene IEX-1-like isoform X1 has translation MCLARGYTEQPGVAPVSYTKNQPLIFNFEPIIEQKPKVPGKKRRRRVLYPVHPVRKVPAQTDVAKRLLLIFLSVVILQVYCVTEDEPGLSPVETSRPRDQAWPGDIFFSTASTGAEAHCIHRLVWRDLRESLFALRCPIQYSQLGSEKEPVLV, from the exons ATGTGCTTGGCCAGAGGGTACACCGAGCAACCGGGAGTGGCCCCCGTCTCCTACACCAAGAACCAGCCTCTGATCTTCAACTTCGAACCCATCATCGAGCAGAAACCCAAAGTCCCAGGCAAGAAACGAAGGCGACGGGTGCTCTACCCCGTTCACCCG GTCAGGAAGGTTCCTGCTCAGACAGACGTGGCCAAGAGGCTGTTGCTCATCTTCCTCTCCGTGGTCATCCTACAAGTGTACTGTGTGACTGAGGACGAGCCCGGCCTCAGTCCAGTGGAGACGAGCAGACCCAGAGACCAGGCTTGGCCTGGTGACATCTTCTTCTCAACTGCATCGACTGGTGCCGAAGCTCACTGCATCCACCGGCTGGTGTGGAGAGATCTGCGGGAGTCCCTCTTTGCCCTGCGATGCCCCATTCAGTATTCCCAGCTGGGCTCTGAAAAGGAACCAGTCCTCGTGTAA
- the LOC140197413 gene encoding uncharacterized protein isoform X3: protein MCLARGYTEQPGVAPVSYTKNQPLIFNFEPIIEQKPKVPGKKRRRRVLYPVHPVRKVPAQTDVAKRLLLIFLSVVILQVYCVTEDEPGLGPVETSRPRDQAWPGDIFFSTASTGAEAHCIHRLVWRDLRESLFALRCPIQYSQLGV, encoded by the exons ATGTGCTTGGCCAGAGGGTACACCGAGCAACCGGGAGTGGCCCCCGTCTCCTACACCAAGAACCAGCCTCTGATCTTCAACTTCGAACCCATCATCGAGCAGAAACCCAAAGTCCCAGGCAAGAAACGAAGGCGACGGGTGCTCTACCCCGTTCACCCG GTCAGGAAGGTTCCTGCTCAGACAGACGTGGCCAAAAGGCTGTTGCTCATCTTCCTCTCCGTGGTCATCCTACAAGTGTACTGTGTGACTGAGGACGAGCCCGGCCTCGGTCCAGTGGAGACGAGCAGACCCAGAGACCAGGCTTGGCCTGGTGACATCTTCTTCTCAACTGCATCGACTGGTGCCGAAGCTCACTGCATCCACCGGCTGGTGTGGAGAGATCTGCGGGAGTCCCTCTTTGCCCTGCGATGCCCCATTCAGTATTCCCAGCTGGGTGTGTGA
- the LOC140197413 gene encoding radiation-inducible immediate-early gene IEX-1-like isoform X2 — MCLVRGYTEQPGVAPVSYTKNQPLIFNFEPIIEQKPKVPGKKRRRRVLYPVHPVRKVPAQTDVAKRLLLIFLSVVILQVYCVTEDEPGLGPVETSRPRDQAWPGDIFFSTASTGAEAHCIHRLVWRDLRESLFALRCPIQYSQLGV, encoded by the exons ATGTGCTTGGTCAGAGGGTACACCGAGCAACCGGGAGTGGCCCCCGTCTCCTACACCAAGAACCAGCCTCTGATCTTCAACTTCGAACCCATCATCGAGCAGAAACCCAAGGTCCCAGGCAAGAAGCGAAGGCGGCGGGTGCTCTACCCCGTTCACCCG GTCAGGAAGGTTCCTGCTCAGACAGACGTGGCCAAAAGGCTGTTGCTCATCTTCCTCTCCGTGGTCATCCTACAAGTGTACTGTGTGACTGAGGACGAGCCCGGCCTCGGTCCAGTGGAGACGAGCAGACCCAGAGACCAGGCTTGGCCTGGTGACATCTTCTTCTCAACTGCATCGACTGGTGCCGAAGCTCACTGCATCCACCGGCTGGTGTGGAGAGATCTGCGGGAGTCCCTCTTTGCCCTGCGATGCCCCATTCAGTATTCCCAGCTGGGTGTGTGA